The following nucleotide sequence is from Myxococcus guangdongensis.
ACCGAGCGGTTCTAAAATGCGAGGAGACGGGGCCGGCGCTCGTGACGGGGGCCGCCGCGAGCGCCGGTGGGGCCTCGAGGGAGCACCGCTACGTCACGGCGCCGGCGGAGCCAGGTCCGGCACCATGGGGACGCGGCGGGCACCGGGGCCATTGGGCGTGGCCGCGCTGTTGTTCGTCACGCGCCGCATCAGCGAGCGCAGCTTCGGGGCGTCCTTGCGCACGTTGGCCACGAAGGCCGAGGGCGCGGTGGGCTCCACGTAGAAGGCCACGGTGCCCACCGTGGCGTCCGTCACGTAGGCGCCAAAGTCCTGGAGCGCCTGCGCCACCATCTTCCCCTCCGCGGTGAGGCCCTGGGCGTTGAGGTCCACGGTGGGTGGAATGGCGAAGTACGCGCCCATGGCCACGCGGCCCTTGTAGGTCGTCTCGCTGCCCCAGTCCTGCTCGGTGGCGGGCCAGACGTAGCCCTTCGCGGTGCCGTAGCCGCTGGCGTCGTAGCCGCTCCCGCCGCCGCTGTAATACAGCTGCACGCGGTCCACGGCGATGGCCAGCGCGTGCTGAATCCTCCCCGTGTACTTCGGGTGCGTGGACGTCGTCTCCCAGGCGCGGATGAGGCCGCCCACCGCGGAGCCGCCGTACGCGCGCACCCCGTTGCGAGGCCCCAGGCCGGAGCCGTAGAGGTCGATGGTGTGGTGTCGCCCCACGCGGTACGTGGTGGTGGACTGGCGCGTGGTGGCCCACGCCTCGTCGATGAACGTGCGCTGCGGGTTGACGACGTGCATGTGCGCGTCCGAGCCGGCCGCGATGGCGGCGGTGGCGGGCACGAAGTAGGTGCCGCTGCGCGACGAGTCGTTGTAGTCCGTCACCGTCGCCCACGGGTCCGTGCTGGCCGCGAAGGTGATGGGGTGGGAGTACTGGTTCCAGTTGGCCCAGGTGGTGATGCCCACCCCGTTGAGGCTGGTGGCGATGAAGTCCCGTGTCGCCGGGTCCGTGGTGTCCGCGTACGTCGCGCCCTGGCCGATGGGCAGGTTCCACACCGAGTTGGAGCGGAACGGCTGCAGCGTCGCGTCGCGCGTCCCCTGCGTGTAGACCCTGAACTCGTCGAAGCGCGCCAGGTTGTCCTGGCTGCCGAGCAGGCCGACGCGGGTGGCGTACTGGTGTGTGGAGTCGTTGACGCCGCCCTTGTGCACGCCGTTGATGTACACGTCGATGCGGGTGTCGCTGGCGCGGACCTCGAGCACGTCGCCCGCGACGGGGGCCTGGGCAATCTGCAGCGGGAAGGTCTGCGTGCCGCCCAGGTAGCGGGTGAGGAAGTACTTCCCCTGGGCCGTGTCCGTCGCCAGCTTCCAGTTGTTCGTCCGGTCGACGAAGCGGAAGGTGAGCCCGGAGTACTGGCCCAGCGTGGACAGCGTCACCAGCACGCGCACGTTCGCGGTGGCGGGCACGGTGGTGTAGTGGTCCTGCCAGGTGCCGTCATCGCGGGAGAGGTAGGCGCGGCCCGACTGGATGCCCCAGATGGCGCCCCACTGCGGCGTGGACGCCCACGCGTGGACGCCCTGCTCCAGGCTGTACAGCCGCGAGTCGTGGTTGGCCCGCGTGAAGGAGTCATACAGCTGGGCATCCGAGGCTGCCTGCGTCGCGGCGGTCAGCGAGTCCTCGGGTGTCTCACCGGGCTCCAAACCGCCACACCCCGTCCCCAGTGACAACAGCGGAAGTATCAGCGGAAGGAGCGTGGGCCGGGTGGCCCGCTGGAGGTTGCTGGCGAAGGTGCGCATCTCGTCTCCTGTGGCGCGCTCGGTGCGAAAAGCGCGTTTTGCAATTTTATCCAGGAGGAGTCTGGGATGAGAAGTCGCGTCTCCGTGATGCGCGCCCCGGCGGAAATCTTCACTTGGAGGGCGCCTCGAACACTTTGTGGTGACGCGGGAGGCAGGTCGTTACGCTGGCCGGAATTTTCTCCATCCCCCGAGACGCACCATGCCGACCCTCTTCGACCCGACGCACGCAGGTGACCTGCGACTCGCCAACCGCATCGTGATGGCGCCGCTGACGCGCAACCGCTCGCCTGGCGCCATCCCTCCGGACCTCGCCGTCACCTATTACGCCCAGCGCGCCACCGCGGGCCTGCTCATCAGCGAGGCCACCGCCATCAGCCACCAGGCCCAGGGCTATGCCGACGTCCCGGGGCTCTACGCTCCTGAGCAGCTGTCCGCGTGGAAGAAGGTCACCCAGGCGGTGCACGAGGCGGGAGGACGCATCGTCACGCAATTGTGGCACGTGGGGCGCGTGTCGCACACGGAGCTGCAGCCGGGCAACGGGGCGCCCGTGGCTCCCTCGGCCGTCGTCGCGAAGACGCGGACGGTGCTCTTCCGGGACGGGGTCCCCACGTTCGAGCCCACGTCGGTGCCTCGCGCGCTGGAGCTGACGGAGCTGCCCGGCATCGTGCAGGACTATGTCCGCGCCGCGCGCGCCGCGGTGGAGGTGGCGGGCTTCGATGGCGTGGAGATTCACGGCGCCAACGGCTACCTGCTGGACCAGTTCCTCAAGACGGGCTCCAACGAGCGCACGGACGAGTACGGCGGGAGCATCGAGAACCGCGCCCGGCTGCTCTTGGAGGTCACCCGCGCGGTGATTGACGCCGTGGGCGCGGGGCGCACCGGCATCCGCCTGTCGCCCGTCACCAACGCCAATGACGCGTTCGACGCGAACCCGCAGCCGCTGTTCGAGCACGTGGTGCGCGAGCTGGCGAAGCTGGGCCTCGCGTACATCCACATCATCGAGGGCGCCACCGGAGGCCCGCGTGAGCTGGAGGACCGCCCGTTCGATTACGTCGCGCTGAAGAAGGCGTACCGCGACGCGGGCGGCAAGGGCGCGTGGATGGTGAACAACGGCTACGACGGGGAGTTGGCGCGCAAGGCGGTGGAGGAGGGCGCGGACCTGGTCTCCTTCGGTCGGCCGTACATCTCCAATCCGGACCTGGTGCGCCGCCTGCGCGAGAACGCGCCCCTGGCCCAGCTGGACAAGAAGACGCTCTATGGCGGCGGCGCCAAGGGCTACACCGACTATCCCACCCTCTGAAGCGAAGGGGCCCGCGCGGAGCACCTCTCCGCGCGGGGGGCGGGCTTCAGCGCGCGAGGCGCAGCCGGCGATAGACGAGCAGGTGTCCGAGGAGCGCGGCCTGCACGAGGACGATGGGCAGCCAGATGAAGGGCGCGGTGGTGATGAGGGTGCTGCGCGGCTCCGCGCGGAAGACGCCCTCGAACAGCGGTGAGGACAGGTTGGCCACCGTCACGATGGTGACGAGCAGCGCGAGCCCGGCGGTGTTCCAGAGGGTCATCATCGCCGGGGACGCTCTTCCCCGCGCCGCGAGCCACGCCACGATGGGCGCGCTGAGCCCCGTGAGGATGTCGAAGTTGAGCCCCTCGAAGGTCATCTCGATGGGGAGCGTGCCCTCCCGATGAAGCGCCCAGAGCACCCACTCCACGGGGATGCGGAAGACCTGGAACCCGATGAGGGCGCCGAGCGACAGCCCGCGCGCCAGCCGCTCCCCGAAGCGTGAGAACGCGAGGACGAAGGTCAGGGCCACCGTGGGCAGGAGGGCCTTGAAGATGTCGGGAGGTGCGGAGCGCATGTCCGCGAAGGCTCCGCGTGCGGCGAAGATGCCCGTCAGCCCCATGACCAGGGCGATGATTCCGGCGGAGAGGAGCGTCCACCCCGCCGTCTGGCGTGGTGTCTCCCCGAGCCGTCGTCCCGCGCGCCAGGTGGACGCGATGAAGAGCCCGGCCATGGACAGGACCAGCAGGACGAAGGCGCTCGTGACAGGGGTCGAAGGGGACGGCATCGGTGCGCTGTCTCGAGGGCTCGTGGAGGGGGCCAGTAGAGCACGGAACCCGGGCCCATGTTTCAGTCTCGTCTCACCCTGCTGTCATCCGGTTGCGTCTTGCGCGAACGCAGCCGAGTCCTCCCCAGACGCAACACGTACATCCACCTGGGGGC
It contains:
- a CDS encoding alkene reductase, whose product is MPTLFDPTHAGDLRLANRIVMAPLTRNRSPGAIPPDLAVTYYAQRATAGLLISEATAISHQAQGYADVPGLYAPEQLSAWKKVTQAVHEAGGRIVTQLWHVGRVSHTELQPGNGAPVAPSAVVAKTRTVLFRDGVPTFEPTSVPRALELTELPGIVQDYVRAARAAVEVAGFDGVEIHGANGYLLDQFLKTGSNERTDEYGGSIENRARLLLEVTRAVIDAVGAGRTGIRLSPVTNANDAFDANPQPLFEHVVRELAKLGLAYIHIIEGATGGPRELEDRPFDYVALKKAYRDAGGKGAWMVNNGYDGELARKAVEEGADLVSFGRPYISNPDLVRRLRENAPLAQLDKKTLYGGGAKGYTDYPTL